One genomic region from Branchiostoma lanceolatum isolate klBraLanc5 chromosome 7, klBraLanc5.hap2, whole genome shotgun sequence encodes:
- the LOC136438326 gene encoding N-lysine methyltransferase SMYD2-like, translating into MDSLAQHMEKEALPDRAFMEEIYGKIASNSFAILDENMCSIGIGVYPQASMINHSCKSNCIGMFYGPQIQIRANEFIRPGEQIFHGYIPPLLPTAKRQEKLLKTYHFLCQCADCRNTERDRLMRCVKCPNCPERVAPNADGTYKMCEACGFANFDADFYEEMDLLIEYAENILDKEQEHALEATPTKVETSAQFSRASPTHREYDLYFLESCLAQLEFTLHSDNVYVIRILKDLVEVCMDLSQWEKAVGYGKRIEPGYKMFLKRYDLDQGLLYHKMGVAYYRLGDQSSALPYLRLAKATLTITSGEESCLVQEVSDLLDECVSKEIDSLLLECGCPNMDH; encoded by the exons ATGGATTCCCTGGCTCAACATATGGAGAAGGAAGCTCTACCAGACAGGGCCTTCATGGAGGAGATCTACGGCAAA ATCGCGTCGAACAGCTTTGCAATCCTCGACGAGAACATGTGCTCTATCGGGATCGGAGTGTATCCGCA GGCCTCCATGATCAACCACAGCTGCAAGTCCAACTGTATCGGCATGTTCTACGGACCGCAGATACAGATCCGGGCTAATGAGTTCATCCGGCCTGGGGAACAG ATATTCCACGGCTACATTCCGCCCCTGCTGCCCACCGCGAAGAGACAAGAGAAGCTCCTCAAAACCTATCACTTCCTTTGCCAGTGTGCGGACTGTCGGAACACAGAACGG GATCGGCTGATGCGGTGCGTCAAGTGTCCCAACTGTCCAGAACGAGTCGCTCCGAATGCAG ACGGCACATATAAGATGTGCGAGGCCTGCGGTTTTGCCAACTTTGACGCCGACTTCTACGAAGAGATGGATCTTCTCATCGAATATGCCGAGAACATCCTGGACAAGGAGCAGGA GCATGCTCTAGAGGCcacacccacaaaagtggaaacctcagcccagtttagcagagcctccccaa CACACCGTGAGTACGACCTGTATTTCCTGGAGTCCTGTCTGGCCCAGTTGGAGTTCACTCTCCACTCTGACAACGTCTACGTCATCCGCATACTGAAGGACTTGGTGGAGGTGTGCATGGATCTCAGCCAATGGGAGAAGGCCGTAGGGTACGGGAAAAGGATCGAGCCGGGATACAA AATGTTCCTGAAAAGATATGACCTTGACCAAGGCCTGCTGTACCATAAGATGGGCGTGGCCTACTACAGACTGGGTGACCAATCGTCAGCCTTGCCTTACCTCCGATTG GCCAAAGCAACGTTGACTATCACCAGTGGAGAGGAAAGCTGTCTGGTGCAAGAGGTCAGCGACCTGCTGGACGAATGTGTGTCCAAAGAGATCGATAGCCTGTTGCTGGAATGTGGGTGCCCCAACATGGACCATTAA
- the LOC136438632 gene encoding pre-mRNA-splicing factor ATP-dependent RNA helicase PRP16-like gives MDFEDDPSLHRLEGSDGKEVGGLIIKKGPSTTDDKYTFKAPEPRTSLLGLDKLAAQKRREKEESEEGKTPKRSKASSYNDDWDEEDIEEEKEDRQSFGSRKDRHYRPARVETPSHPGGVSEEVREKLQKRQKEREDRRHGVYASSKEEKDRKRDRDRDRDRNRDRYRGDRDRRSERGSERSRRDWSERSSKSWRDEPGTPRHKPKGAATPSRSNWEDDDDLRSTPSRNSSWDLPTPSTGSREGDRSIRSERSHRSTREYDASERRKAPNKKSVDETPLFTPTHKYNDWADDRKHIGITPRMSKGRGEGKTEEEISFASEEERMQWIEEQRQLDRDWYGMDEGYDEQNNPLSAMSEEYVKKKEEKVAKQVVKRISAQKKQINEDNERWEMSRMLRSGVVQRTEFDEDFEEESQRKVHLLVHNIVPPFLDGRMVFTKQPEPVIPVKDATSDLAIIARKGSMTVRKHREQKERKKAQKKEWELAGTKMGDIMGVKKEEEKDTAGPEGNVDYKHNQTFADHMQDKSEASSDFAKRKTMKEQRQFLPIFAVREELLNILRDNQIVVIVGETGSGKTTQLTQFLHEDGYSTYGMIGCTQPRRVAAMSVAKRVSEEMDHKLGEEVGYAIRFEDVTSEKTYIKYMTDGILLRESLRESDLDHYSAIIMDEAHERSLNTDVLFGLLREVVARRTDLKLIVTSATMDADKFASFFGNVPTFQIPGRTFPVDLLFSKNVVEDYVDAAVKQALQIHLQPILGDILIFMPGQEDIEVTCDQIQERLDEIENAPQLAILPIYSQLPSDLQAKIFQKAPDGVRKCIVATNIAETSLTVDGIMFVVDAGYCKLKVFNPRIGMDALQIYPISQANANQRSGRAGRTGAGTCYRLYTQSAYKNEMLTSTVPEIQRTNLANVVLLLKSLGVQDLLQFHFMDPPPEDNMLNSMYQLWILGALDNTGSLTPLGRHMVEFPLDPALSKMLIVSCDMGCSAEILIIVSMLSVPAIFYRPKGREEDSDAAREKFAVPESDHLTLLNVYQQWKQHNYSSIWANEHFIHVKAMRKVREVRQQLKDIMDQQKMDILSCGNSWDIIRKCICSSYFHQAAKLKGIGEYVNIRTGMPCHLHPTSALFGMGFNPDYITYHELVMTTKEYMQCVTAVDGEWLAELGPMFYSIKESTKSRAEKRVKAREELSAMEREMVLADQQLQRQKEEQKNKSKEGSVRTTILTPGRREPGTPFTPKRTQSGFGL, from the exons ATGGACTTTGAGGATGACCCATCCCTTCATCGCTTGGAAGGGTCTGACGGTAAGGAGGTCGGAGGCCTCATCATCAAGAAAGGACCGTCCACAACAGATGACAAATACACCTTCAAAGCACCCGAGCCCAGGACCTCACTTCTCGGTCTGGACAAGTTAGCGGCTCAGAAGAGAAGGGAGAAGGAGGAAAGTGAGGAAGGGAAGACGCCCAAGAGATCAAAGGCATCGTCTTATAATGATGACTGGGACGAGGAAGATATAGAAGAGGAAAAAGAGGACAGGCAAAGCTTTGGTTCAAGAAAAGATAG GCATTATCGTCCAGCAAGAGTGGAGACGCCCTCCCACCCTGGGGGCGTCAGTGAAGAAGTGAGAGAAAAACTGCAGAAAAGACAGAAGGAAAGAGAAGACAGAAGACATGGGGTCTATGCTTCATCCAAGGAAGAAAAGGATAGAAAAAGAGATCGGGACAGAGACAGAGATAGGAACAGAGACAGATATAGGG GTGACAGAGACAGGAgatcagagagagggtcagaacGAAGCAGGAGAGATTGGTCCGAGCGCAGCAGTAAGAGTTGGAGAGATGAACCTGGTACTCCCAGACACAAACCAAAGG GAGCAGCCACACCATCCAGGTCCAACTGGGAGGACGATGATGACCTCAGGTCAACACCATCAAGAAACTCGTCCTGGGACCTGCCCACCCCATCCACGGGGTCACGGGAGGGCGACCGTAGTATACGCAGTGAGCGCAGCCACAGGTCCACCAGGGAATATGATGCTAGTGAGAGAAG AAAAGCTCCCAACAAAAAGTCAGTAGACGAGACGCCACTCTTCACCCCCACACACAAGTACAACGACTGGGCTGACGACAGAAAACACATCGGCATCACTCCAAGGATGTCTAAAGGAAGAG GAGAAGGCAAAACTGAAGAAGAAATTTCATTTGCATCAGAGGAAGAGCGCATGCAGTGGATAGAAGAGCAAAGG CAACTTGACCGTGACTGGTACGGCATGGATGAAGGGTATGACGAGCAGAACAACCCGCTGTCGGCCATGTCTGAGGAGTACGtcaagaagaaggaggagaaggtcGCCAAGCAGGTGGTGAAGAGGATATCGGCACAGAAGAAACAAATCAACGAG GACAACGAAAGATGGGAGATGTCGCGAATGTTGCGGAGCGGTGTCGTACAACGTACGGAGTTTGACGAGGACTTTGAGGAGGAGAGTCAACGCAAGGTTCACCTGTTGGTCCACAACATCGTGCCACCGTTCCTGGATGGACGGATGGTCTTCACCAAACAACCTGAACCAGTTATTCCTGTCAAG GATGCAACCTCCGACCTGGCCATCATTGCAAGGAAGGGAAGTATGACGGTCAGGAAGCACCGAGAACAGAAGGAACGAAAGAAGGCCCAGAAGAAGGAGTGGGAACTGGCTGGAACCAAGATGGGGGACATCATGGGggtaaagaaagaagaagaaaag GACACAGCAGGGCCAGAGGGAAACGTTGACTACAAGCACAACCAGACCTTCGCAGACCACATGCAGGACAAGTCTGAGGCCTCCAGCGACTTCGCCAAGAGGAAAACCATGAAGGAACAGAGACAGTTTCTACCCATCTTTGCTGTGCGAGAGGAG CTCCTTAACATCTTGAGAGACAACCAGATTGTAGTTATTGTCGGTGAAACTGGTTCTGGCAAGACCACTCAGCttacacag TTCTTGCATGAGGATGGGTACAGTACCTATGGGATGATCGGCTGTACCCAGCCCCGTCGTGTAGCTGCCATGTCCGTAGCTAAGAGAGTTAGTGAAGAAATGGACCACAAGCTAGGGGAAGAAGTCGGATATGCCATCAGATTTGAAGACGTCACATCAGAG AAAACGTACATCAAGTACATGACAGACGGTATCCTGCTGCGAGAGTCCCTGCGTGAGTCAGACCTGGACCACTACAGCGCTATCATCATGGACGAGGCTCACGAACGGTCCCTCAATACAGATGTGCTCTTTGGTCTGCTTAGAGAg GTTGTGGCTCGTCGAACAGACTTGAAGCTGATCGTGACATCAGCAACAATGGATGCTGACAAGTTTGCATCCTTCTTTGGGAATGTACCAACCTTTCAG ATCCCAGGCAGAACCTTCCCAGTGGACCTCCTGTTCAGTAAGAATGTGGTGGAAGACTACGTGGATGCAGCTGTGAAACAAGCTCTGCAGATTCATCTGCAGCCCATactgg GGGACATACTGATCTTCATGCCGGGACAGGAAGACATTGAAGTAACCTGTGACCAGATACAAG AACGTCTGGATGAGATCGAGAATGCTCCACAACTGGCCATCCTTCCCATCTACTCCCAGTTGCCCTCCGACCTCCAGGCTAAGATCTTCCAGAAGGCCCCGGACGGTGTGAGGAAGTGTATCGTAGCCACCAACATTGCAGAGACTTCACTAACAG TTGATGGCATCATGTTTGTGGTGGATGCCGGCTACTGCAAACTGAAGGTGTTCAACCCCAGGATCGGTATGGACGCCCTGCAGATCTACCCCATCAGCCAG GCTAATGCTAACCAGAGATCAGGTCGTGCAGGCAGGACAGGAGCTGG TACCTGTTACCGGCTGTACACGCAGAGCGCCTACAAGAACGAGATGCTGACCTCCACTGTTCCCGAGATCCAGCGCACCAACCTGGCCAACGTGGTGCTGCTGCTCAAGTCCCTGGGTGTACAGGACCTCCTGCAG TTCCACTTTATGGACCCACCCCCCGAGGACAACATGCTGAACTCCATGTACCAGCTGTGGATCCTGGGAGCCCTGGACAACACGGGGTCGTTGACCCCACTAGGGAGGCACATGGTGGAGTTCCCACTGGACCCCGCCCTGTCCAAAATGCTGATTGTGTCATGTGACATGGGCTGTTCCGCCGAGATCTTG ATCATTGTATCCATGCTGTCCGTGCCAGCAATCTTCTACCGGCCAAAGGGTCGTGAGGAGGACAGCGATGCTGCCAGGGAGAAGTTCGCTGTCCCGGAGAGCGACCATCTGACGCTGTTAAACGTCTACCAGCAATGGAAACAGCACAA CTATTCCTCCATTTGGGCCAATGAGCATTTCATCCATGTAAAGGCTATGAGAAAG GTGCGTGAGGTTCGTCAGCAGCTGAAGGATATTATGGACCAGCAGAAGATGGACATCCTGTCCTGTGGGAACAGCTGGGACATTATCAGGAAATGTATCTGTTCATCTTATTTCCACCAGGCTGCAAAACTCAAG GGTATAGGGGAGTATGTGAACATCAGGACAGGTATGCCCTGTCACCTGCACCCCACCTCAGCTCTGTTTGGTATGGGCTTCAACCCTGACTACATCACCTACCATGAGCTGGTCATGACTACCAAG GAGTACATGCAGTGTGTGACAGCCGTGGATGGAGAGTGGCTGGCTGAGCTGGGTCCCATGTTCTACAGCATCAAGGAGTCCACCAAGTCTCGAGCT GAGAAGAGAGTGAAGGCTCGTGAGGAGCTGTCTGCTATGGAGAGGGAGATGGTGCTGGCTGATCAACAGCTGCAGAGACAGAAGGAGGAACAGAAGAACAAGAGCAAGGAGGGCAGTGTCAG GACTACAATCCTGACACCAGGAAGAAGAGAGCCTGGAACCCCCTTCACACCGAAGAGGACCCAGTCAGGATTTGGGCTGTAA